One window of the Sparus aurata chromosome 7, fSpaAur1.1, whole genome shotgun sequence genome contains the following:
- the nckap5l gene encoding nck-associated protein 5-like isoform X1: MDTKAYRPTQSVYLKQCRTGGLICWLSDLQCTMRTMSDETEQRMGDEDFGSDEEGDVESYLEDNSSELMDRLRELEAENSALMLANESQREAYERCLDEVANHVVQALLNQKDLREECIKLKMLVFDLERQNRALCELFQQKLPNHPTAHYQVQAGPLPDYNAQLHNDSAKQVEPAQTEAQAKGNGYRTQHASPGPRGPAASMEALSPFFKKKAHILEVLRKMEETDPLKFHPSTTSLSFCDYSQVLMSTEAVLASADPLPLQCKTHHTHCHCSHSDTDTHQHVNGDGAAKCEGGNTCCLHCKRSPDSPPKPCNHVCSPSKANSATQSHVLPAAAISECHSKSRTESVPSSKQCTKNEAHQQPAAAHSSLTETAGQSLEVMGAEQEQDSSDNAAASEELTGFSATSHLPSSVKESTQIPHCDLETGDGIHNGLALNHAMSTDPSAVLDRESMDQEASVRAGATVSPSASCLSDVKSAAINSPSKLLKFLKIPSIGEKSQASTSAVRLSPQLTRSSRIPCRTNNYEVYHSPVPTRRATTTERCRQPPPPPSRSESYPATHSAPTSPPQPEDVCSPPAKEISYSSLSAPKASAGSKMGAPPSSSPKVSQRVPHYENVCNMSSNSREEEATQSLEKRTTLPSQIKANGGERKLVKSLPESVLNPPPQRKQSSSSTSESTSDDEEDSDSPVWVNHHSLPNSALSKAQGRVNYPQTREKQEEITVQSSEVAHPPPPPRRSDASSIPKRPVAGAARAQADSSHHAFKDRLAALGKLRSSEDLQVGLRPIETVNEGTYGEEKCKTGERPMEIHKEEQRHSKFTDSLDGKPKSSGSGLKYPGSSQLYEQAVKSQPSGAAVVKQELCVTKTEGSKSKIGLPSPNTDAPQVLRNNIKCPGSLNLAYNLKPGVGPHSSNSPNKIPPKSPSKPCQPPSVHRGGKPSEAPRYSSKSEERTKISGKGKKNPMYGDSLPPPPPRPPTSDGEKQVQPAPSPQSAIEQKVMKGIEENVLKLQEQDRGVQSTEVKQKASNGIASWFGLKKSKLPALSRKTDGTKTKDEKKEWKINIPSVGRDSVKMASRCKEGVEGLNISTLMEKAEGLRRALEEERAYVERSGRGHSCEVVMDQAQGQLAVMYRGARSDNFMQQLLNRVDGKDMISMPQRRLSFDCKTSKPVFSQQSDIISHTTSRDDMEKGSDRIGKITSDENLADSVHSQHFAGSGASTYTLDSGIGTFPLPDCSSGAAGRGLSKTRAGVEHHSSGSPGRAGRRARTLERDLTSQEECYVPHKQLIPTIQYGAMLEGRSSAGVIREGEAHGANMFSPRSKTWTFPNLKTPAGPAEVYLAVEEEEEEAVSFGSPFRGGMKAGGPSSSRVVDPGSLPVPAQSGMSRRGKTRTPSVPEMSREPGLELLRERPEEAISPSRPQVLETPESLSDSLYDSLSSCGSQG, from the exons ATGGACACAAAGGCTTATCGTCCTACGCAGTCTGTGTATCTGAAACAATGCAGGACGGGTGGATTAATATGTTGGCTCAGTGATCTTCAATGTACA atGAGAACAATGTCTGATGAGACAGAACAGAGAATGGGTGACGAGGACTTTGGTTCGGACGAGGAGGGAGACGTGGAGTCTTACCTAGAGGACAACAGCAGTGAGCTCATGGACcgactgagagagctggag GCAGAAAACTCTGCTCTGATGTTGGCCAATGAGAGTCAGAGAGAAGCGTATGAGAGATGCTTGGATGAG GTGGCCAACCATGTGGTCCAGGCTCTGCTGAATCAAAAG GATCTGAGAGAGGAGTGCATCAAGCTGAAGATGTTGGTGTTTGACCTGGAGAGACAGAACAGAGCGCTTTGTGAGCTCTTTCAGCAGAAGCTGCCCAACCACCCCACCGCTCACTACCAG GTCCAGGCGGGACCCCTCCCAGACTACAATGCACAGCTGCACAATGACTCTGCCAAACAGGTGGAGCCTGCACAGACTGAAGCACAAGCCAAG GGAAACGGCTACCGCACACAACATGCCTCCCCGGGGCCTCGTGGACCGGCCGCCTCCATGGAGGCCCTGTCCCCCTTCTTCAAAAAGAAAGCACACATCCTGGAGGTCCTTCGCAAGATGGAGGAGACGGACCCTCTGAAGTTCCATCCGTCCACAACAAGCTTGTCTTTCTGCGACTACAGCCAAGTGCTCATGTCCACGGAGGCTGTTTTGGCCTCCGCGGACCCTCTCCCATTACAGTGCAAAacccaccacacacactgccacTGCTCCCactctgacactgacacacaccagCATGTCAACGGCGACGGTGCGGCGAAGTGTGAGGGGGGGAACACCTGCTGTTTACACTGCAAGAGGAGCCCGGACAGTCCTCCAAAGCCATGCAACCACGTCTGTAGTCCTTCTAAAGCCAACTCCGCCACCCAGAGCCATGTACTTCCTGCAGCTGCTATAAGCGAATGTCACAGTAAGAGCAGAACAGAGTCTGTTCCCTCGTCTAAACAATGCACCAAGAATGAAGCCCACCAGCAACCGGCAGCCGCCCACTCCTCACTGACGGAGACAGCCGGCCAGAGCCTGGAGGTGATGGGAGCAGAGCAAGAGCAGGATAGCTCTGACAACGCTGCTGCTTCTGAGGAGCTCACTGGTTTCTCTGCCACCTCCCACCTGCCCAGTTCTGTGAAGGAGAGCACACAGATCCCTCACTGTGACTTGGAGACAGGCGATGGCATTCACAATGGCTTAGCGCTCAACCACGCCATGTCGACCGACCCCTCAGCCGTCCTTGATAGAGAAAGCATGGACCAAGAGGCTTCTGTGAGAGCCGGTGCCACCGTCAGCCCCAGCGCCTCCTGCCTCAGTGACGTCAAATCCGCCGCTATCAACTCCCCGTCCAAACTGCTCAAGTTCTTGAAGATCCCCTCGATAGGCGAGAAGTCTCAGGCTTCAACCTCCGCCGTCCGTCTGAGCCCCCAGCTCACCCGCAGCTCCAGGATCCCCTGTCGCACCAACAACTACGAGGTGTACCACTCTCCTGTTCCCACACGCAGGGCCACCACCACAGAGAGGTGTAGGCAGCCCCCTCCACCACCCTCCAGGTCAGAGTCCTACCCGGCCACACACTCAGCCCCAACCTCCCCCCCACAGCCTGAAGACGTATGCTCCCCGCCCGCTAAGGAAATAAGCTACAGCAGCCTCTCTGCACCTAAAGCCAGCGCAGGCTCAAAGATGGgcgctcccccctcctcctcacccaaAGTATCTCAGAGGGTCCCTCATTATGAAAATGTCTGTAACATGTCTAGCAACTCTAGAGAGGAGGAGGCGACTCAGAGCCTTGAGAAAAGAACCACACTTCCTTCCCAGATAAAGGCGAACGGTGGTGAGAGGAAGCTCGTTAAATCGCTACCAGAAAGTGTCCTCAACCCCCCTCCTCAACGCAAGCAGTCGTCCTCGTCCACGTCAGAGTCCACAtcagatgatgaagaggatTCAGACAGCCCGGTGTGGGTCAACCATCACAGCCTGCCCAACTCTGCCCTCAGCAAAGCTCAGGGCAGAGTCAACTACCCTCAAACcagagagaaacaggaggagatCACTGTGCAGAGCTCCGAGGTCGCCCATCCTCCGCCTCCACCCAGGAGGAGCGATGCCTCTTCTATCCCCAAGAGGCCTGTAGCTGGGGCAGCCAGAGCCCAGGCTGATTCCAGTCACCACGCTTTCAAAGACAGGCTGGCTGCTCTGGGAAAGCTGAGGAGCTCTGAGGATTTACAAGTTGGTCTCAGGCCAATCGAGACGGTGAATGAAGGCACGTACGGGGAGGAAAAGTGTAAGACAGGGGAGAGGCCCATGGAGATCCATAAAGAGGAGCAGAGACACTCAAAATTCACAGACTCTTTGGATGGTAAACCCAAAAGTAGTGGTAGTGGTTTGAAGTACCCAGGGTCCTCTCAGCTGTATGAACAGGCAGTAAAGTCTCAGCCTTCTGGTGCAGCTGTGGTTAAACAAGAACTGTGTGTCACCAAGACTGAAGGCTCCAAGAGCAAAATAGGTCTGCCGTCCCCCAACACAGACGCTCCACAGGTACTACGCAACAACATCAAGTGTCCTGGTTCCCTGAATCTGGCCTATAACCTTAAACCAGGTGTTGGTCCTCACAGTAGCAACAGCCCCAACAAAATCCCTCCGAAGTCGCCGTCCAAACCTTGCCAGCCCCCGTCCGTCCACAGAGGGGGGAAGCCCTCAGAGGCCCCACGGTACTCGTCCAAATCCGAGGAGAGGACCAAGATCAGCGGGAAAGGGAAAAAGAATCCGATGTATGGAGACAgcctgccacctcctcctcccagaCCTCCAACGTCAGACGGGGAGAAGCAGGTGCAGCCGGCCCCCAGCCCGCAGTCAGCCATCGAGCAGAAGGTGATGAAAGGCATCGAGGAGAACGTGTTGAAGCTGCAGGAGCAGGACCGAGGAGTACAGAGCACTGAGGTCAAACAGAAAGCCTCCAACGGCATCGCGAGCTGGTTCGGCCTGAAGAAGAGCAAGCTGCCTGCTCTGAGCCGCAAAACCGACGGCACCAAAACGAAGGACGAGAAGAAGGAGTGGAAGATCAACATCCCGTCGGTGGGCAGGGACTCTGTGAAAATGGCCTCCAGGTGTAAAGAAGGAGTGGAAGGTCTGAACATCTCGACTCTGATGGAGAAGGCGGAGGGGCTGAGGAGGgccctggaggaggagagggcgtACGTGGAGAGGTCAGGCCGGGGTCACTCCTGTGAGGTGGTGATGGACCaagctcagggacagctggcTGTCATGTACAGAGGAGCGCGCTCCGACAACTTCATGCAGCAGCTGCTCAACAG AGTGGACGGGAAGGACATGATCAGTATGCCGCAGCGCCGCCTCTCCTTCGACTGTAAGACCTCCAAGCCGGTGTTCAGTCAgcagagtgacatcatcagtcacACCACCAGTCGAGACGACATGGAGAAG GGATCAGACAGAATCGGCAAGATCACATCAGACGAGAACCTCGCTGATTCAGTTCACTCGCAGCACTTCGCAG GTTCTGGTGCTTCCACGTACACCCTGGACAGCGGCATCGGTACGTTCCCGCTGCCCGACTGCAGCAGCGGTGCAGCAGGACGGGGCCTGTCCAAGACGAGGGCCGGGGTCGAGCACCACTCCTCGGGCTCCCCGGGGAGGGCCGGTCGACGGGCCCGGACACTGGAGAGAGATCTGACGTCACAGGAGGAGTGCTATGTGCCTCACAAACAGCTGATACCCACCATTCAGTACGGCGCCATGCTGGAGGGAAGAAGCTCCGCCGGCGTCATCAGAGAAG GAGAGGCTCACGGAGCGAACATGTTCTCTCCTCGCTCCAAGACTTGGACCTTCCCCAACCTGAAGACTCCAGCAGGACCTGCAGAGGTTTACCtggcagtggaggaggaggaggaggaggcggtgtCCTTCGGATCACCATTCAGAGGG GGCATGAAGGCCGGCGGCCCCTCCTCCAGCCGGGTGGTTGACCCGGGCAGCCTGCCCGTCCCTGCCCAGTCGGGGATGAGCCGCAGGGGGAAGACTCGCACTCCCAGCGTCCCCGAGATGAGCCGGGAGCCCGGGCTGGAGCTGCTCAGGGAGCGTCCGGAAGAAGCCATCTCCCCGAGCCGCCCTCAGGTCCTGGAGACCCCCGAGTCGCTCAGCGATTCTCTGTACGACAGTCTGTCGTCCTGCGGCAGCCAAGGATGA
- the nckap5l gene encoding nck-associated protein 5-like isoform X3 has protein sequence MDTKAYRPTQSVYLKQCRTGGLICWLSDLQCTMRTMSDETEQRMGDEDFGSDEEGDVESYLEDNSSELMDRLRELEAENSALMLANESQREAYERCLDEVANHVVQALLNQKDLREECIKLKMLVFDLERQNRALCELFQQKLPNHPTAHYQVQAGPLPDYNAQLHNDSAKQVEPAQTEAQAKGNGYRTQHASPGPRGPAASMEALSPFFKKKAHILEVLRKMEETDPLKFHPSTTSLSFCDYSQVLMSTEAVLASADPLPLQCKTHHTHCHCSHSDTDTHQHVNGDGAAKCEGGNTCCLHCKRSPDSPPKPCNHVCSPSKANSATQSHVLPAAAISECHSKSRTESVPSSKQCTKNEAHQQPAAAHSSLTETAGQSLEVMGAEQEQDSSDNAAASEELTGFSATSHLPSSVKESTQIPHCDLETGDGIHNGLALNHAMSTDPSAVLDRESMDQEASVRAGATVSPSASCLSDVKSAAINSPSKLLKFLKIPSIGEKSQASTSAVRLSPQLTRSSRIPCRTNNYEVYHSPVPTRRATTTERCRQPPPPPSRSESYPATHSAPTSPPQPEDVCSPPAKEISYSSLSAPKASAGSKMGAPPSSSPKVSQRVPHYENVCNMSSNSREEEATQSLEKRTTLPSQIKANGGERKLVKSLPESVLNPPPQRKQSSSSTSESTSDDEEDSDSPVWVNHHSLPNSALSKAQGRVNYPQTREKQEEITVQSSEVAHPPPPPRRSDASSIPKRPVAGAARAQADSSHHAFKDRLAALGKLRSSEDLQVGLRPIETVNEGTYGEEKCKTGERPMEIHKEEQRHSKFTDSLDGKPKSSGSGLKYPGSSQLYEQAVKSQPSGAAVVKQELCVTKTEGSKSKIGLPSPNTDAPQVLRNNIKCPGSLNLAYNLKPGVGPHSSNSPNKIPPKSPSKPCQPPSVHRGGKPSEAPRYSSKSEERTKISGKGKKNPMYGDSLPPPPPRPPTSDGEKQVQPAPSPQSAIEQKVMKGIEENVLKLQEQDRGVQSTEVKQKASNGIASWFGLKKSKLPALSRKTDGTKTKDEKKEWKINIPSVGRDSVKMASRCKEGVEGLNISTLMEKAEGLRRALEEERAYVERSGRGHSCEVVMDQAQGQLAVMYRGARSDNFMQQLLNRVDGKDMISMPQRRLSFDCKTSKPVFSQQSDIISHTTSRDDMEKGSDRIGKITSDENLADSVHSQHFAGSGASTYTLDSGIGTFPLPDCSSGAAGRGLSKTRAGVEHHSSGSPGRAGRRARTLERDLTSQEECYVPHKQLIPTIQYGAMLEGRSSAGVIREGEAHGANMFSPRSKTWTFPNLKTPAGPAEVYLAVEEEEEEAVSFGSPFRGICGAGESQDVVINLRLKKVFFYLIV, from the exons ATGGACACAAAGGCTTATCGTCCTACGCAGTCTGTGTATCTGAAACAATGCAGGACGGGTGGATTAATATGTTGGCTCAGTGATCTTCAATGTACA atGAGAACAATGTCTGATGAGACAGAACAGAGAATGGGTGACGAGGACTTTGGTTCGGACGAGGAGGGAGACGTGGAGTCTTACCTAGAGGACAACAGCAGTGAGCTCATGGACcgactgagagagctggag GCAGAAAACTCTGCTCTGATGTTGGCCAATGAGAGTCAGAGAGAAGCGTATGAGAGATGCTTGGATGAG GTGGCCAACCATGTGGTCCAGGCTCTGCTGAATCAAAAG GATCTGAGAGAGGAGTGCATCAAGCTGAAGATGTTGGTGTTTGACCTGGAGAGACAGAACAGAGCGCTTTGTGAGCTCTTTCAGCAGAAGCTGCCCAACCACCCCACCGCTCACTACCAG GTCCAGGCGGGACCCCTCCCAGACTACAATGCACAGCTGCACAATGACTCTGCCAAACAGGTGGAGCCTGCACAGACTGAAGCACAAGCCAAG GGAAACGGCTACCGCACACAACATGCCTCCCCGGGGCCTCGTGGACCGGCCGCCTCCATGGAGGCCCTGTCCCCCTTCTTCAAAAAGAAAGCACACATCCTGGAGGTCCTTCGCAAGATGGAGGAGACGGACCCTCTGAAGTTCCATCCGTCCACAACAAGCTTGTCTTTCTGCGACTACAGCCAAGTGCTCATGTCCACGGAGGCTGTTTTGGCCTCCGCGGACCCTCTCCCATTACAGTGCAAAacccaccacacacactgccacTGCTCCCactctgacactgacacacaccagCATGTCAACGGCGACGGTGCGGCGAAGTGTGAGGGGGGGAACACCTGCTGTTTACACTGCAAGAGGAGCCCGGACAGTCCTCCAAAGCCATGCAACCACGTCTGTAGTCCTTCTAAAGCCAACTCCGCCACCCAGAGCCATGTACTTCCTGCAGCTGCTATAAGCGAATGTCACAGTAAGAGCAGAACAGAGTCTGTTCCCTCGTCTAAACAATGCACCAAGAATGAAGCCCACCAGCAACCGGCAGCCGCCCACTCCTCACTGACGGAGACAGCCGGCCAGAGCCTGGAGGTGATGGGAGCAGAGCAAGAGCAGGATAGCTCTGACAACGCTGCTGCTTCTGAGGAGCTCACTGGTTTCTCTGCCACCTCCCACCTGCCCAGTTCTGTGAAGGAGAGCACACAGATCCCTCACTGTGACTTGGAGACAGGCGATGGCATTCACAATGGCTTAGCGCTCAACCACGCCATGTCGACCGACCCCTCAGCCGTCCTTGATAGAGAAAGCATGGACCAAGAGGCTTCTGTGAGAGCCGGTGCCACCGTCAGCCCCAGCGCCTCCTGCCTCAGTGACGTCAAATCCGCCGCTATCAACTCCCCGTCCAAACTGCTCAAGTTCTTGAAGATCCCCTCGATAGGCGAGAAGTCTCAGGCTTCAACCTCCGCCGTCCGTCTGAGCCCCCAGCTCACCCGCAGCTCCAGGATCCCCTGTCGCACCAACAACTACGAGGTGTACCACTCTCCTGTTCCCACACGCAGGGCCACCACCACAGAGAGGTGTAGGCAGCCCCCTCCACCACCCTCCAGGTCAGAGTCCTACCCGGCCACACACTCAGCCCCAACCTCCCCCCCACAGCCTGAAGACGTATGCTCCCCGCCCGCTAAGGAAATAAGCTACAGCAGCCTCTCTGCACCTAAAGCCAGCGCAGGCTCAAAGATGGgcgctcccccctcctcctcacccaaAGTATCTCAGAGGGTCCCTCATTATGAAAATGTCTGTAACATGTCTAGCAACTCTAGAGAGGAGGAGGCGACTCAGAGCCTTGAGAAAAGAACCACACTTCCTTCCCAGATAAAGGCGAACGGTGGTGAGAGGAAGCTCGTTAAATCGCTACCAGAAAGTGTCCTCAACCCCCCTCCTCAACGCAAGCAGTCGTCCTCGTCCACGTCAGAGTCCACAtcagatgatgaagaggatTCAGACAGCCCGGTGTGGGTCAACCATCACAGCCTGCCCAACTCTGCCCTCAGCAAAGCTCAGGGCAGAGTCAACTACCCTCAAACcagagagaaacaggaggagatCACTGTGCAGAGCTCCGAGGTCGCCCATCCTCCGCCTCCACCCAGGAGGAGCGATGCCTCTTCTATCCCCAAGAGGCCTGTAGCTGGGGCAGCCAGAGCCCAGGCTGATTCCAGTCACCACGCTTTCAAAGACAGGCTGGCTGCTCTGGGAAAGCTGAGGAGCTCTGAGGATTTACAAGTTGGTCTCAGGCCAATCGAGACGGTGAATGAAGGCACGTACGGGGAGGAAAAGTGTAAGACAGGGGAGAGGCCCATGGAGATCCATAAAGAGGAGCAGAGACACTCAAAATTCACAGACTCTTTGGATGGTAAACCCAAAAGTAGTGGTAGTGGTTTGAAGTACCCAGGGTCCTCTCAGCTGTATGAACAGGCAGTAAAGTCTCAGCCTTCTGGTGCAGCTGTGGTTAAACAAGAACTGTGTGTCACCAAGACTGAAGGCTCCAAGAGCAAAATAGGTCTGCCGTCCCCCAACACAGACGCTCCACAGGTACTACGCAACAACATCAAGTGTCCTGGTTCCCTGAATCTGGCCTATAACCTTAAACCAGGTGTTGGTCCTCACAGTAGCAACAGCCCCAACAAAATCCCTCCGAAGTCGCCGTCCAAACCTTGCCAGCCCCCGTCCGTCCACAGAGGGGGGAAGCCCTCAGAGGCCCCACGGTACTCGTCCAAATCCGAGGAGAGGACCAAGATCAGCGGGAAAGGGAAAAAGAATCCGATGTATGGAGACAgcctgccacctcctcctcccagaCCTCCAACGTCAGACGGGGAGAAGCAGGTGCAGCCGGCCCCCAGCCCGCAGTCAGCCATCGAGCAGAAGGTGATGAAAGGCATCGAGGAGAACGTGTTGAAGCTGCAGGAGCAGGACCGAGGAGTACAGAGCACTGAGGTCAAACAGAAAGCCTCCAACGGCATCGCGAGCTGGTTCGGCCTGAAGAAGAGCAAGCTGCCTGCTCTGAGCCGCAAAACCGACGGCACCAAAACGAAGGACGAGAAGAAGGAGTGGAAGATCAACATCCCGTCGGTGGGCAGGGACTCTGTGAAAATGGCCTCCAGGTGTAAAGAAGGAGTGGAAGGTCTGAACATCTCGACTCTGATGGAGAAGGCGGAGGGGCTGAGGAGGgccctggaggaggagagggcgtACGTGGAGAGGTCAGGCCGGGGTCACTCCTGTGAGGTGGTGATGGACCaagctcagggacagctggcTGTCATGTACAGAGGAGCGCGCTCCGACAACTTCATGCAGCAGCTGCTCAACAG AGTGGACGGGAAGGACATGATCAGTATGCCGCAGCGCCGCCTCTCCTTCGACTGTAAGACCTCCAAGCCGGTGTTCAGTCAgcagagtgacatcatcagtcacACCACCAGTCGAGACGACATGGAGAAG GGATCAGACAGAATCGGCAAGATCACATCAGACGAGAACCTCGCTGATTCAGTTCACTCGCAGCACTTCGCAG GTTCTGGTGCTTCCACGTACACCCTGGACAGCGGCATCGGTACGTTCCCGCTGCCCGACTGCAGCAGCGGTGCAGCAGGACGGGGCCTGTCCAAGACGAGGGCCGGGGTCGAGCACCACTCCTCGGGCTCCCCGGGGAGGGCCGGTCGACGGGCCCGGACACTGGAGAGAGATCTGACGTCACAGGAGGAGTGCTATGTGCCTCACAAACAGCTGATACCCACCATTCAGTACGGCGCCATGCTGGAGGGAAGAAGCTCCGCCGGCGTCATCAGAGAAG GAGAGGCTCACGGAGCGAACATGTTCTCTCCTCGCTCCAAGACTTGGACCTTCCCCAACCTGAAGACTCCAGCAGGACCTGCAGAGGTTTACCtggcagtggaggaggaggaggaggaggcggtgtCCTTCGGATCACCATTCAGAGGG ATCTGCGGGGCGGGTGAAAGTCAAGATGTCGTGATAAACTTAAGGttgaaaaaggtttttttttatttgattgtgtAA